In one window of Vibrio sp. DW001 DNA:
- the uvrD gene encoding DNA helicase II: MDASLLLDGLNDKQREAVGAPLENMLVLAGAGSGKTRVLVHRIAWLMTVENASPFSVMSVTFTNKAAAEMRGRIEELMKGSASGMWNGTFHGICHRILRAHYLDADLPQDFQILDSDDQQRLLRRLIKAQNLDEKQWPAKQAAWWINGKKDEGLRPKHIDAYQDPITQTWLQVYSAYQEACDRAGLVDFAEILLRVTELLRDKKFIREHYQARFSHILVDEFQDTNNIQYAWLRLMAGKTSHVMIVGDDDQSIYGWRGAKIENIHKFTEEFPSVATIRLEQNYRSTKTILKAANELIENNTERMGKELWTDGEDGEQISVYSAYNELDEARFTVSKIKEWQEKGGLLVDSAMLYRNNAQSRVLEEALIQAKLPYRIYGGMRFFERQEIRDALSYLRLTANRRDDAAFERVVNTPTRGMGDKTLETIRLAARERGATMWEASVALLNERVLAGRAAGALSRFIELIDALEDDTAELSLHQQADHVIKSSGLFAMYEQEKGEKSKARIENLEELVTATRQFEKPEEADDMTMLSAFLSHAALEAGEGQADEFDDAVQLMTLHSAKGLEFPMVFMVGVEEGMFPSQMSAEEAGRLEEERRLCYVGMTRAKEKLFITYAEMRRLYGQDKYHKPSRFIKELPESCIEEVRMKAQISRPATSGRFSQTIVKENFNETGFSLGQRVTHPKFGEGTIINFEGSGPQSRVQVAFNGEGIKWLVTQYAKLEKM, from the coding sequence ATGGATGCTTCATTACTACTTGATGGCCTTAACGATAAGCAGAGAGAAGCGGTTGGCGCACCGTTAGAAAATATGCTGGTATTAGCCGGAGCAGGTAGTGGTAAAACAAGAGTTTTGGTCCATCGAATTGCTTGGTTAATGACGGTAGAAAATGCATCTCCGTTTTCAGTTATGTCCGTTACATTTACGAACAAAGCCGCGGCAGAAATGCGAGGGCGGATTGAAGAATTGATGAAGGGCAGTGCCTCTGGAATGTGGAATGGTACCTTTCATGGCATTTGTCATCGGATACTCAGAGCTCATTATTTAGATGCTGACTTACCGCAAGATTTTCAGATCCTTGATTCTGATGATCAACAGCGTTTACTTCGTCGGTTAATAAAAGCGCAGAACCTAGATGAAAAGCAGTGGCCAGCAAAACAAGCTGCTTGGTGGATAAACGGCAAGAAAGATGAAGGCTTAAGACCTAAGCATATAGATGCTTATCAAGATCCGATCACACAAACTTGGCTTCAAGTTTATTCTGCATATCAAGAGGCATGTGATAGAGCTGGGTTGGTCGATTTTGCAGAAATTTTGTTACGTGTAACAGAATTGCTTCGTGATAAGAAGTTTATCAGAGAACACTACCAAGCTCGTTTCTCACATATTCTTGTTGATGAGTTTCAAGATACTAACAATATCCAATACGCTTGGCTTCGATTGATGGCAGGCAAAACAAGCCATGTGATGATAGTTGGGGATGATGATCAATCTATCTATGGTTGGCGCGGTGCAAAAATAGAAAACATCCACAAATTTACCGAAGAGTTCCCTAGCGTCGCGACTATTCGTCTTGAGCAAAATTACCGTTCGACCAAAACAATATTGAAAGCAGCCAATGAGCTAATCGAAAATAATACGGAACGAATGGGTAAGGAGCTTTGGACTGACGGAGAAGATGGCGAACAGATTTCTGTTTATTCTGCCTACAATGAGTTGGATGAAGCTCGCTTTACTGTGAGTAAAATAAAAGAGTGGCAAGAGAAAGGCGGCCTGCTTGTCGACTCTGCAATGCTATATAGAAATAACGCCCAATCTCGAGTTTTAGAGGAAGCGCTCATCCAGGCCAAATTGCCTTATCGAATATATGGTGGTATGCGATTCTTCGAACGCCAAGAAATTAGAGACGCATTGAGTTATTTGCGTTTGACGGCAAATCGACGAGATGATGCAGCGTTTGAGCGGGTAGTTAATACTCCAACCCGTGGTATGGGAGATAAGACGTTAGAGACAATACGGTTAGCTGCTCGTGAGCGCGGCGCTACGATGTGGGAAGCAAGTGTGGCATTGCTTAACGAAAGAGTACTTGCTGGCAGAGCAGCAGGCGCTTTAAGCCGATTTATCGAACTGATTGATGCCCTTGAAGATGACACGGCTGAGTTATCTCTTCATCAACAGGCCGATCATGTAATTAAGTCTTCAGGTTTGTTTGCAATGTACGAGCAGGAGAAGGGAGAAAAGTCCAAAGCCCGTATTGAGAACTTAGAAGAACTCGTCACCGCAACGAGACAGTTCGAAAAACCTGAAGAAGCGGATGATATGACAATGTTGTCAGCATTTTTATCACATGCTGCATTGGAAGCGGGTGAAGGGCAAGCCGATGAGTTTGATGATGCCGTTCAATTGATGACTTTACATAGCGCTAAGGGTTTAGAATTTCCAATGGTCTTTATGGTTGGGGTTGAAGAAGGCATGTTCCCAAGCCAGATGTCAGCAGAAGAAGCGGGTCGCTTAGAAGAAGAAAGACGACTTTGTTATGTTGGCATGACTCGTGCGAAAGAGAAACTCTTTATTACCTACGCAGAAATGCGTCGTTTATATGGCCAAGATAAATACCATAAACCTTCTCGATTCATAAAAGAATTACCAGAAAGCTGTATAGAAGAAGTTCGCATGAAAGCCCAGATTAGCAGACCAGCCACAAGCGGACGTTTTAGCCAAACAATAGTGAAAGAGAATTTCAATGAAACTGGATTTAGTTTAGGTCAAAGAGTCACTCACCCCAAATTTGGTGAAGGAACAATTATAAACTTTGAAGGTAGTGGTCCACAAAGCCGAGTTCAAGTTGCCTTTAATGGTGAAGGGATAAAATGGCTGGTTACGCAATACGCAAAATTAGAAAAAATGTAG
- a CDS encoding DUF2282 domain-containing protein translates to MKKSNLAVTAVVTSLLAIGATTLTTTHAVAADKEKCFGVAKAGKNDCATKNSSCAGTSKEDAQKDAFIMVPAGLCDRLAGSSTSSS, encoded by the coding sequence ATGAAAAAGTCTAATCTAGCCGTTACAGCAGTCGTTACCAGCCTTCTAGCAATTGGTGCAACAACACTAACCACTACCCATGCCGTTGCTGCAGATAAAGAGAAATGCTTTGGGGTAGCTAAAGCAGGAAAAAATGATTGCGCAACGAAAAACAGCTCTTGTGCAGGAACTTCAAAAGAAGACGCCCAGAAAGATGCGTTCATCATGGTACCTGCAGGCCTTTGCGATCGTCTGGCGGGTAGCAGTACTTCATCTAGTTAA
- a CDS encoding DUF692 domain-containing protein: MLSDLHYQVGVGLRTPHIDFFKESTPELSWLEIHSENYFDIRSQQRNDLHVLREHYDISCHGIGLSLGSIAPVNEGHMAKLKALVDDIDPIFVSDHLSWSENGGHYFNDLLPLPYTEEALRVFCRNVLTVQDYLKQPILVENPSSYLSFNHSTIDEWVFLSEVQKRTDCQLLLDFNNIHVSSFNHGFSSEKYLDGIDANTVKEIHLAGFTRKITEKGEVWIDTHSRPVSDEVWALFSNWIAKHGSRHTLIEWDLDIPEPDVLLAQAEIASRHLHSLGNQIRKVS, translated from the coding sequence ATGCTATCTGATTTACATTACCAAGTTGGTGTTGGTCTTCGAACGCCACACATCGATTTTTTTAAAGAAAGTACACCAGAACTTAGCTGGTTAGAAATTCATAGCGAAAATTATTTTGATATACGCTCTCAACAAAGAAATGACCTTCACGTTTTACGTGAACATTACGATATTAGCTGTCATGGTATTGGCCTTTCTCTTGGATCTATCGCGCCTGTAAACGAAGGTCACATGGCAAAACTTAAAGCTTTGGTTGACGATATCGATCCTATCTTTGTTTCCGATCATCTAAGCTGGAGTGAGAATGGAGGACATTATTTCAATGATCTACTTCCATTACCTTACACTGAAGAAGCACTCCGTGTCTTTTGTCGAAATGTCTTAACAGTTCAAGATTATCTAAAACAGCCAATATTGGTCGAGAACCCTTCTAGTTATTTAAGCTTTAACCATTCGACAATTGATGAGTGGGTATTTTTGTCTGAAGTACAGAAACGCACTGATTGCCAGCTCTTGCTTGATTTCAACAATATACATGTATCCTCATTTAACCACGGTTTTTCTAGCGAGAAGTACCTAGATGGTATCGATGCAAATACAGTAAAAGAGATCCATTTAGCTGGATTTACGAGGAAAATCACCGAAAAAGGCGAAGTCTGGATAGACACACACAGCCGACCTGTGAGTGATGAAGTTTGGGCACTTTTCTCTAATTGGATAGCAAAGCATGGTTCGAGGCACACTCTTATAGAGTGGGACTTGGATATACCCGAACCGGACGTGTTGTTAGCTCAGGCTGAAATTGCTAGCCGCCATTTACATTCTTTGGGGAACCAGATACGGAAGGTATCATGA
- a CDS encoding DNA-binding domain-containing protein: MTLSLSELQRNFSKALHYKANGDDCDICSNHFSSDERLQIYRNSFIISLSEVLCSTYPIVLSLVGQECFDGLARKHILSYPLQEGNVAGYGDGFSETIKSVEQVVAAVPYLADIAALEWAIDDSNQTCNQPAPTPNLYTFDRLQTFSAEQQADICLFLNPALNLVTSNYAVFSIRKAIKNNNFVNLEINQPESGIVLVLNKDELLVVTLNNEEISLLEQVNAKTPLGKINQNLVVHLQKLISLNLFIGFQVHI; the protein is encoded by the coding sequence ATGACGTTATCGTTATCAGAACTTCAACGGAACTTCTCAAAAGCACTTCACTATAAAGCGAACGGTGATGATTGCGATATTTGCAGTAATCATTTCTCCTCTGACGAACGCTTGCAGATATATCGAAATAGTTTCATTATCAGCCTTAGTGAAGTTCTATGTTCTACCTATCCGATCGTCTTAAGCCTAGTAGGACAAGAATGCTTCGATGGCCTTGCTCGAAAGCATATCCTTTCCTACCCTCTGCAAGAGGGAAATGTTGCTGGTTATGGTGATGGTTTTTCAGAAACCATAAAATCCGTTGAGCAGGTTGTTGCAGCCGTGCCCTATTTGGCAGATATAGCAGCCTTGGAATGGGCAATCGATGATAGCAACCAAACGTGTAATCAACCTGCTCCAACACCAAACCTTTATACCTTCGATAGACTTCAAACATTCAGTGCAGAACAACAAGCCGATATATGCTTATTTTTAAATCCAGCACTTAATTTAGTCACCTCAAATTACGCTGTTTTTTCCATCAGAAAAGCGATCAAAAATAATAATTTTGTTAATTTGGAAATAAACCAACCAGAAAGCGGTATTGTATTAGTTTTAAACAAAGATGAATTATTAGTTGTAACACTTAATAATGAGGAAATATCACTTCTTGAGCAAGTTAACGCCAAGACGCCACTTGGTAAAATCAATCAGAACTTAGTCGTACACCTACAAAAATTAATATCTTTAAACTTATTTATCGGTTTTCAGGTACATATATAG
- a CDS encoding DoxX family protein → MPVLIQRIFTQYQSASKQFQQISIPFLLLFCRLWVAWVFLNSGLTKIATWDSTLYLFEYEYVVPFLPWELAAYLGTAAELALPVFIALGILTRPMAVALFGFNIIAVASYPLLWEKGFYDHQLWGLMILINIVWGAGALSIDYLVKSKVFNIRSENSYLN, encoded by the coding sequence ATGCCAGTTTTAATTCAAAGAATATTTACACAATATCAATCCGCATCCAAGCAATTTCAACAGATTTCTATCCCTTTTCTTTTACTTTTTTGTCGGTTGTGGGTTGCGTGGGTCTTTTTAAATTCAGGACTCACTAAAATAGCTACATGGGATAGCACGCTCTATTTATTTGAATACGAGTACGTCGTTCCGTTCTTGCCGTGGGAACTTGCTGCATATTTGGGGACCGCGGCAGAATTAGCATTACCAGTATTTATCGCATTAGGGATATTAACTAGACCGATGGCGGTGGCGTTGTTTGGATTTAACATCATAGCGGTGGCCTCATACCCATTACTTTGGGAGAAAGGGTTTTATGACCACCAGTTATGGGGCTTGATGATATTAATAAATATTGTTTGGGGTGCAGGTGCGCTATCAATAGATTATTTAGTTAAATCTAAAGTTTTTAATATCAGATCAGAAAATAGCTACCTGAATTAG
- a CDS encoding multidrug effflux MFS transporter — translation MNNQTTDKFQMALLVMLVLFSPLAIDIYLPALPLISETFHVEHALAQDTVTWFLFSMGVGQLFAGPLADKYGRKKIALTGIMIYGVSAYLAWLASSIEFLLIARLLQGFGACATAVAAFATVRDMFGAEKSGRMISYLNGAICFIPALAPILGSYITQQFGWRSNFSFMAIFALVVGSLILLGMKETNPIQENQKVFKLQRYLSVVSNTNFLFHASLCMLSMGVILAYVTSAPIVLMEQMGLSMNAFTFWFGVNAVVNILAAFLAPRLMDSKGTHSALIIGIVTMLLGGTLMLLLPSHQYPWAFMLPIFLSSVGFALVLGISAGKALAPFGDRAGTAAALVGLFQMSGAGIVVGTVQRLGLDAQNGIALQMFFIAPALIILFSKRGRLWHQPCH, via the coding sequence ATGAATAATCAGACGACAGATAAGTTTCAAATGGCATTATTAGTCATGTTGGTTCTGTTTAGCCCGTTAGCTATCGACATCTACCTACCAGCACTACCTTTAATCTCCGAAACGTTCCACGTGGAACATGCGTTGGCACAAGACACGGTGACCTGGTTTCTGTTTTCTATGGGGGTTGGACAACTGTTCGCTGGCCCTTTAGCTGATAAATATGGTCGTAAGAAAATAGCGTTGACTGGAATTATGATATACGGGGTGAGTGCTTACTTAGCTTGGTTAGCAAGTAGTATTGAATTCTTACTTATTGCTAGATTACTACAAGGTTTTGGAGCATGCGCGACAGCTGTTGCGGCTTTTGCGACGGTTAGGGATATGTTTGGTGCTGAAAAAAGTGGCAGAATGATTAGCTACCTTAATGGCGCCATATGCTTTATTCCCGCTCTTGCGCCGATACTAGGCAGTTATATTACTCAGCAATTCGGTTGGCGTAGTAACTTCTCATTTATGGCTATATTCGCTCTCGTAGTGGGTAGTCTTATATTACTTGGAATGAAAGAGACGAATCCTATTCAAGAAAATCAAAAGGTATTTAAGTTACAGCGATATTTAAGTGTAGTTTCAAATACAAATTTCTTGTTTCATGCGTCACTTTGCATGCTTTCAATGGGGGTAATCCTTGCCTACGTTACATCAGCACCAATTGTACTGATGGAGCAAATGGGGTTGAGTATGAACGCGTTTACATTTTGGTTTGGTGTTAATGCCGTGGTTAATATTCTCGCGGCCTTTTTGGCTCCTAGGTTAATGGACAGTAAAGGAACACATAGTGCGCTAATTATAGGCATTGTAACGATGCTTCTTGGTGGCACATTAATGCTGCTATTGCCGAGCCACCAATACCCTTGGGCGTTTATGCTGCCAATTTTTTTATCATCTGTCGGTTTCGCACTTGTATTAGGGATCTCAGCAGGAAAAGCTCTGGCTCCATTTGGTGATAGAGCGGGCACAGCTGCAGCATTGGTTGGACTGTTTCAAATGAGTGGAGCAGGTATTGTTGTTGGAACGGTACAAAGATTGGGTCTAGATGCTCAGAATGGGATTGCATTACAGATGTTTTTCATCGCGCCCGCTTTAATTATCTTATTTAGCAAGCGTGGAAGATTGTGGCATCAACCTTGTCATTAA
- a CDS encoding LysR substrate-binding domain-containing protein yields the protein MNLENLSRIDLNLLVCLKVLFEELNVTRAANRLYVSQSAVSKSLAKLRVQFEDPLFVRTSHGLKPTPRALNLHPKLDRLIHQLELINQPDIFSPDSSRIKFNIALVESAYPLILPHFLPALFSNAPHITISSHNWTDETFQNIRNGELDIGITGRDIDMTHAALTMPTPKYISETEIYRDRQMCVVRKNHPILDEEWTLDRYLALRHIQVRCDGSDRWLLDYKLAEQGCERDIAITVPDFNSASALCTYSDFIFTAPSYFTKLVANHYDLTLVPLPLDFPPMAYTLFWSAERENDPALNWLKTLIIEKTRHLR from the coding sequence ATGAACCTAGAGAACCTGTCTCGGATAGATTTAAACCTTCTAGTTTGCCTTAAAGTTCTATTTGAAGAACTTAACGTCACAAGAGCAGCAAACCGTTTGTATGTCAGTCAATCGGCAGTGAGTAAGTCGCTTGCAAAATTACGCGTTCAATTTGAAGATCCTCTTTTCGTACGTACATCGCATGGTCTAAAACCAACACCGAGAGCACTTAATTTACACCCAAAGCTAGACCGTCTAATACATCAATTAGAACTTATTAACCAACCTGATATTTTTTCCCCAGATTCTTCTCGGATTAAGTTCAATATTGCTTTAGTTGAAAGCGCTTATCCCCTCATACTTCCACACTTTTTACCCGCACTGTTCAGTAATGCCCCCCACATCACCATAAGTTCTCATAACTGGACAGATGAAACATTTCAAAATATTCGTAACGGTGAATTGGATATTGGGATAACGGGTAGAGATATAGACATGACTCACGCCGCGTTAACGATGCCTACGCCGAAATATATCTCTGAAACCGAAATATACCGCGATAGACAGATGTGCGTCGTTAGAAAAAATCATCCAATATTGGATGAGGAGTGGACGCTAGATCGCTACCTCGCGCTTAGGCATATCCAAGTACGTTGTGATGGGAGTGATCGATGGTTATTGGACTACAAGTTGGCTGAACAGGGGTGCGAACGTGATATTGCTATCACTGTCCCAGATTTTAATAGTGCTTCTGCACTTTGTACCTATAGTGACTTTATATTTACTGCACCAAGCTATTTTACTAAACTCGTAGCGAATCATTATGACCTAACTTTAGTGCCTCTTCCTTTGGACTTTCCTCCTATGGCATACACACTTTTTTGGAGCGCTGAAAGGGAGAATGACCCAGCATTGAACTGGTTAAAAACACTTATCATAGAGAAAACTCGACATCTAAGGTAA
- a CDS encoding aminopeptidase P family protein, protein MNTTISQRVESLRTWLATHNYDAIIIPHEDEFLGEYIPAHNERLHWATGFTGSAGAAIITRDNAAIFVDGRYTVQVKNQVPSDIFEYHHLTEAPYWQWLNAHKNLIKTVAYDPRMHPASWLENIGNLLDTDMRLVETSNNAVDDCWDDRPNASLTNMRLMSKDIVGLDSLSKRESIAEMLSDKNADAAVLTRLDTICWLLNIRGLDVSRLPVLLSHAIIYSDASVDFFIEQERVSSNFDTHVGGGVTIVHPTQLTRHLENLSGKSVLFDPTSSSAWFKLQMDHFSVKMIDEADPCLLLKAVKNSTEIKGMISSHITDGVAMVKFLNWLDTEVDSGRLHNEAYLSDRLQNFREEHEELVDLSFDTISAAGSNAAMCHYNHNDQEIPGSLTLNSLYLVDSGGQYPNGTTDITRTVAIGTPTDEMKTLFTLVLKGHIGIATAVFPHGTTGSQIDVLARQHLWANGFDFDHGTGHGVGHFLSVHEGPHSISKRPNTVALLPGMVVSNEPGYYRANNFGIRIENLELIISKVTTGDFSGLGFQELTLCPIDLRCIDVDLLTKPELRWLNAYHEKVRTILSPLVNREIGVWLANATSSLSH, encoded by the coding sequence ATGAACACTACAATATCGCAAAGGGTTGAATCCTTACGTACGTGGCTTGCCACCCATAATTATGACGCAATTATCATTCCTCATGAGGATGAGTTCCTAGGGGAGTATATTCCCGCGCATAACGAACGACTCCATTGGGCGACAGGATTTACTGGGTCTGCTGGCGCAGCAATTATCACTAGGGACAACGCAGCCATATTTGTTGATGGTCGGTATACGGTACAAGTCAAAAATCAAGTACCTAGTGATATATTTGAATATCACCATCTAACCGAAGCACCCTATTGGCAATGGCTAAATGCCCACAAGAATTTGATTAAGACTGTCGCTTATGACCCTCGAATGCACCCAGCGTCATGGCTTGAAAATATTGGAAATCTGCTAGATACCGATATGCGATTGGTGGAAACGTCGAACAACGCTGTCGACGATTGTTGGGATGACCGGCCGAATGCAAGCCTGACGAACATGCGCCTTATGAGTAAAGATATTGTAGGTTTAGACAGTTTGTCGAAACGAGAAAGTATCGCTGAAATGCTTTCCGACAAAAACGCCGATGCGGCAGTCCTGACTCGTTTGGATACTATCTGTTGGCTATTGAACATACGAGGTTTAGATGTGTCTCGACTGCCAGTCTTGTTGTCACACGCCATTATCTATTCTGATGCTAGTGTTGATTTCTTTATTGAGCAAGAGCGTGTTTCCTCTAACTTTGATACGCATGTAGGCGGTGGTGTTACCATTGTCCATCCGACGCAACTCACCCGACACTTAGAGAATCTAAGTGGTAAAAGTGTATTATTTGACCCCACCTCTAGTAGCGCTTGGTTCAAGCTCCAGATGGATCATTTTTCAGTTAAAATGATAGATGAAGCTGATCCTTGTTTATTACTCAAAGCAGTTAAAAACTCGACCGAGATTAAAGGGATGATTTCAAGCCACATCACTGATGGCGTGGCAATGGTGAAATTCTTGAATTGGCTTGATACCGAAGTTGATTCTGGGAGATTACATAATGAAGCATATCTGTCAGATCGATTACAAAACTTCAGAGAAGAACATGAAGAACTGGTCGACCTTAGTTTCGATACTATTTCGGCAGCGGGTTCTAATGCTGCTATGTGTCATTATAATCATAACGATCAAGAGATTCCGGGGAGCCTAACGCTCAACTCACTCTACTTAGTTGACTCTGGGGGTCAGTATCCTAACGGCACGACGGACATAACACGAACCGTAGCTATTGGTACACCAACAGATGAAATGAAGACACTCTTTACTCTCGTGTTAAAAGGTCATATTGGGATCGCGACAGCCGTCTTCCCTCATGGTACAACGGGAAGCCAGATAGATGTGTTGGCTAGGCAACATCTGTGGGCTAATGGTTTTGATTTTGACCACGGGACCGGTCACGGTGTCGGCCACTTTCTAAGTGTTCATGAAGGACCACATAGTATATCTAAGAGACCGAATACCGTCGCTTTGTTACCTGGAATGGTCGTTTCGAATGAACCCGGTTATTACCGAGCCAATAATTTTGGTATACGTATCGAGAATTTAGAGCTTATTATTTCAAAGGTCACGACTGGCGACTTTTCTGGGCTTGGCTTTCAAGAATTAACGCTCTGCCCTATCGATCTAAGATGTATAGATGTTGATCTTTTGACTAAACCAGAATTACGATGGTTAAACGCCTATCATGAAAAAGTACGTACAATCTTATCTCCACTCGTAAACCGCGAGATTGGCGTATGGCTGGCCAATGCCACCTCGTCATTAAGTCATTAA
- the crcB gene encoding fluoride efflux transporter CrcB, with translation MSQFTILGFIAIGGAFGACSRYLISELCVMLMGRGFPYGTLTVNVVGSFIMGLLIAAFETELLAQVPWRQVIGLGFLGALTTFSTFSMDNVLLLQQGAFFKMGLNILLNVILSISAAWLGFQLLTRT, from the coding sequence ATGAGTCAGTTTACAATCTTAGGTTTTATCGCGATAGGAGGAGCGTTTGGTGCGTGCTCTCGATATTTGATCTCCGAGCTTTGCGTTATGTTGATGGGGAGGGGATTCCCGTATGGAACATTAACAGTTAACGTTGTGGGTTCTTTCATTATGGGTTTGCTCATTGCTGCTTTTGAAACTGAGTTATTGGCTCAGGTTCCATGGAGACAAGTTATCGGTCTTGGCTTTTTAGGTGCTCTAACAACGTTTTCTACTTTTTCGATGGATAACGTTTTATTGTTGCAGCAAGGTGCTTTTTTTAAGATGGGACTCAATATATTACTTAATGTAATTCTAAGTATTTCAGCTGCATGGTTAGGTTTTCAGCTTCTGACTCGTACCTAG